ACCCGCAGGGCGAGCAGTTTCGCCTGCTCCAGTTCGTCCAGCTCGGCGGTGGAGGCGCCGGCGGCCCGGGCGGCGATCAGCGGCCGCTCGAACTCCACCAGGGCGGCCTCCCGGGCGAGCAGGTCCAAATAGTCGATGCCACCCACCCGCGCGTTCATGGCGACACCCTAAAGGTCGACGTGCGCGACGTCACATGTGTGATGTGTCCATGCCGAGCACGGCTGATGTAGGTCACATCCACAGGTGATCAAATCCTTGGTGAGCGAGCCGGCCCTGCCGATAGGCATGCCATGCGTCTGGTGTCCCAGCCCGTCCGTGTGGCCGGCCTGCTCGTCGGCCTGGCCGGCGGCTCGCTGGCGGCCGGTCTGCTGCTCGGTGTGCTCGGCACTCTCGTCGCGGTGCCGGCCTGGGTGCTCTGGCCGGTCGCCCTCGTCGCGACGGCCATCACGGTCGCCGCCTGCTGGCTGGCCGCCGCCACCGGGACCGGCGCGGGCCGGACCTTCTGGTGGCGGCTCGGCGCCGCGGTCGCGCTGCTCGGCGCCGGCACGGCCGGCCAGGCCGTCGACTCGGTGCGCCGGCCGGACGAGCTGGTCCCGATGAGCCCGCCGACCGGGATGCTGTTCCTGGCCGCGGTCGGGCTCGCGACGTTCGCCATGCTGCGCCTGCCCGGGCAGCGCCGCTCCTGGCGGGCCGGCGTCGCGGTGCGGCTGGACACCACCATCGTGGCGGTCGCGTCCGGCCTGATCATGCTCCAGGGCATGGCCGTGCTCCCGGTGCCGGTGCCCGGCGGGGCCCTGGCGACCGCGCTGCGGATCATCGTGCTGGGCACCGCGTGCGCGGCGGTCACCGCGATCGTCAAGGTCGGGTTGAGTGGGAGCGGGCCGGTGAACGGGCGGGCGCTCTGGATCCTCAGCCCGGTCGGCCTGCTCGGCCCGGCGGCGCTGCCGCTCGCCTCCGCCTTCCACAACTGGCCGCACCTGAACGCCACGGTCGCCGTGGTGCCGCCGTTCGCGATCCTGCTGACGCTCTCCGCGCGGGCGCAGACCCGGGCGAACGTCACCGGCGTGCTGACCGCCCCGGTGCTCGACGGCGACGCCGCGAAGCCGGGGATCAGCCGGGTCCCGTACGTCGCGGTCGGGGTGACCGCGACCATGCTGCTCGCCGTGACCCTGCGCGCCGGTTATCTGCCGGCCGGGCTCGCCGCCGGCGCCGTGGTGCTGATCCTGCTCGTCCTGGTCCGGCAGCACGCCGCGCTCAGCGACAACAGCGTGCTCGTCGACCGGCTGGCCGACCAGGCCCGCTTCGACGACCTGACCGGTCTGCCGAACCGGCGCTCGTTCACCGGCACGCTGCACCGGCACGACGGCCACGCCACCGTGGCGGTGTGTGATCTGGACTCCTTCGCGGCGCTCAACGACCGGCTCGGCGACGAGACCGGCGACGAGATCCTGCGGCAGGCGGCGGCTCGGATCACGCTGACCGCCGGCGGGTCGGCGCTGGTCGCGCGGCTGCTCGGCGACGAGTTCGGGGTGCTGCTGCCGGCCGACCACCCGCTCGCCACCGGCGACCGGCTGGCGGTGGCGCTGGTGCAGGCTTTCCAGGCGCCGCTGCCGGTGGGCGAGCACGATCTGCTGGTGACGGTCACCGTCGGGTCGGCGGCCGGGGAGGGCGCGGACGTACCGGATCTGCTGCGCCGGGCCGAGCTGGCCCTGCAAGCGGCGCAGCGCGTCGGCGCCAACCGCCAGCAGCAGTACACCGCCGACCTGGACGCCTCGGCGCAGCATCACGCGGACCTCGCCGCGGCCCTGCGCCGCGGCCTCGACCAGGGCGAGTTCCGGCTGTTCTACCAGCCGATCGTGGAGCTGCCGCTGGGCCGGATCACCGCGGTCGAGGCACTGATCCGCTGGTTCCCGGACGGTGGCACGCCGGTCTCACCCGCCGAGTTCATCCCGGTCGCCGAACAGACCGGCATGATCGTCGACCTGGGCGCCTGGATCCTCGACACGGCCTGCGCCGACGCCGCCGCCTGGCGGGACCGCTTCGGCGACGCCGCCCCACGGATCAGCGTCAACGTCTCGGCCCGCCAGCTGCTCGACCCGGAGCTGCCGGCCCTGGTCGCCGACGTGCTGCGCCGGCACGCGCTGCCACCGCACCAGGTCACCCTGGAGATCACCGAAACCGCGGTGTTCGCCGGTGGCCCGGCCCTGCACACCGTCCACGCGCTGCGGAGTCTCGGCGTCGG
Above is a genomic segment from Actinoplanes ianthinogenes containing:
- a CDS encoding putative bifunctional diguanylate cyclase/phosphodiesterase, whose product is MRLVSQPVRVAGLLVGLAGGSLAAGLLLGVLGTLVAVPAWVLWPVALVATAITVAACWLAAATGTGAGRTFWWRLGAAVALLGAGTAGQAVDSVRRPDELVPMSPPTGMLFLAAVGLATFAMLRLPGQRRSWRAGVAVRLDTTIVAVASGLIMLQGMAVLPVPVPGGALATALRIIVLGTACAAVTAIVKVGLSGSGPVNGRALWILSPVGLLGPAALPLASAFHNWPHLNATVAVVPPFAILLTLSARAQTRANVTGVLTAPVLDGDAAKPGISRVPYVAVGVTATMLLAVTLRAGYLPAGLAAGAVVLILLVLVRQHAALSDNSVLVDRLADQARFDDLTGLPNRRSFTGTLHRHDGHATVAVCDLDSFAALNDRLGDETGDEILRQAAARITLTAGGSALVARLLGDEFGVLLPADHPLATGDRLAVALVQAFQAPLPVGEHDLLVTVTVGSAAGEGADVPDLLRRAELALQAAQRVGANRQQQYTADLDASAQHHADLAAALRRGLDQGEFRLFYQPIVELPLGRITAVEALIRWFPDGGTPVSPAEFIPVAEQTGMIVDLGAWILDTACADAAAWRDRFGDAAPRISVNVSARQLLDPELPALVADVLRRHALPPHQVTLEITETAVFAGGPALHTVHALRSLGVGIALDDFGTGHSSLTLLRTCPVTTLKVDKSFIDELNGSPQQEAIAASLSGIAATLGLRAVAEGVETQDQADRLHVLGYRFAQGYHFARPQPATEIDASLLATAGAA